Genomic segment of Oscarella lobularis chromosome 13, ooOscLobu1.1, whole genome shotgun sequence:
aataatgaCTTGGAACATAACGCTTCATTATCATCAAGTCACGCAAACGATAGATACCTCCGATCGCCGCAGAAGAAACTCAAAATGTCTGCAATTAGGAAAGAGCTGTCTTCAGCGAGAAGATTGGTGAGAGCTCTGCAAAGGCAAATAGAGAGGGATGGTATCTCCGTCGAGCCTCTCGTGCAGGATGATCTTGCACAAATTGCGATGAGTGCCGAAAACGCCGTGCAGAAAGAGTGCCCGGACGGTtccttgaaaaaattattctggAACCAGCAAGTGGAGGCGTTGCGGAAAAACCCTAAGCAGATGAGATGGCATCCAGCCTTTATCCGGTGGTGTCTGTACATCAGGCTGAAGTCCAGCGGAGCGTACACCGCTTTGAGAGACTCTGGTGTGCTTCGTCTTCCATCCGAACGCACCCTTTTTGATTACACGCACTGGACTCGAGCTGCTGCCGGATTCCATGAAACCCTCGACGTTCAGCTAATAGCGGAGGCAAACGTTAGGGCtgaaaaagataaatatgtcgtcgtcgcgtttgacgaaatgaaaattaAGGAGAATCTTGTATTTGACAAGCACGGCCTGAATCTTGTCGGATTCACTAATCTtggcgaatttgaaaatggcATTCAAAGGCTAGAAGAACGTTGCAAGGCTGAAGGCGCGACCGAACGAAGCAGGGAACCCGCAGGGAAAATTACCACTCACATGCTGGCGTTTATGGTCAGAGGACTGTTCTCGACACTGGAATTTCCCTACGCACACTTTGCCACTACGGGTGCGACAGCTGTTCAGCTTTATCCCATTGTTTGGGACGTTGTCAAGCACCTTGAACGATGTGGCCTTAGAGTCATGGCATTGGTCTGCGATGGAGCCGCAACGAATCGGAAATTCTTTGGACTGCATTCTTCTGCCGGCGACGAGATATGCAAAACAAGAAATCCTTATTCCGAACAAGATCGCGACATTTACTTCATGTTTGATGTCCCCCATCTGCTAAAAACAGCCAGAAACTGTTGGTCAAATTCCTTTGCCCACCGCTTCTCGAGAAAACTCTGGGTAAGCGTAAGCCAACGCTATAACTTACTGACGTAATTCCTTGGTTTCGTAGAGAAACGGTCAATTCATAAACTGGATACATCTTCGAGACCTGTACGACAAATccacgacgtcatcaggTCTCTCTATCTTACCAAAAATTCGAAGAGAGCACCTGCATCTAACGTCATATTCAAGAATAACCGTGTCATTTGCTGCACAGGTATTAATCAGATTTCTTTGCCTGGCATGTTCACACATATTTTTCCATCTAATAGGTTCTTAGTAAATCGGTCGCCGACGCATTTGGGCACTTTCGGTCAGACGACACGAAAGAAACAGAGTTGTTCGTACCGATGATGGACAAATTTTTCGACTGTCTAAACGGTCGATGCCTCTCTGAAGgaataaagaaaagaaaaccggATCTTCTTCCGTACCGTTCTGCAGACGATGAACGACTACAGGTAAAATCAGTGAAACCAAAATTGACCGTCATTTTCATGCTAGTGGCTAAAGAAAGACTTCTTAGCTTACTTTGATGATTGAAGGAGTGAAGTTGACGCGAGACCGGGAttttctgcaaaagaaaagcagtTGATGCAGCTGTCTAGAGAAACGTTACAGGGACTTCGAATTACTGGTAAGGGATGAAGGGCCCACACCTTGCCCACACCTAGCATTTGATGTAGTAGCTCATTGTTTTTATAcagtttcttctttcgtcgaattggtGCCTCTACTGCTCCAAATTCCTGGCGTCGATTACGTCCTAAGTGAAAGATTCTGTCAGGATCCGTTGGAAATGTTCTTTGGCAAGCAGAGAAGCCGAGGCGGAAGCAATACCAATCCGACCGTGAAGGAGTTCAACGACAGCGCAGTAAGCATAAGAATGCAGGGCTCTGCTGCACTTGCCCCTCTTCGAGGAAACTgcaggaagagaagacgtGCTTTACAAGAGATACAGATTAGTGACACTCCTTTGCCTAAACGTCGTTCGAAGAAAGGTACAATAAAGGTACAATGTGCTTAAATTGCAAGAGTCTTTCGGAATGGTGCGGATTTTGCTGTGGTTTTAGAGTGCGTGTTCTTGTATCTTTCCATCCAACTTCCGGCCATAGAATAACCTCTGATCGTTAACCACAAATTAATGATGTCTTCCAAGAGTAGCCGAGAATTTTCAAAGTCGACTTTATCTGTCAGAGAGGCCCAACAGCCTCTGAAAAACGCATCTTCGCAGGCTGTGCGAACTATGGCCTTCCTCTTGCTTCCCTCACCATCATCCGCAGATGACAGCAAAGCAGAAGTCAACAAATCTCGCGTTGACATCTCCACTTCTCTGAATAAGCTGAAGGCGTCATCATTTACCTGGAAAAGACCGCCTCTATTAGTTCTCTGAACCTAGTCCTTTGTATAATCAAGAAAGGACGACTCAGGTCCTTCAACACTCATGGCGTCAAGCAACTCTATGCAATTGGCTGCAAATGTTGCCTTTGACTTTTGgtatttcttcttcaggGAAAATGGAACATATCCCGATGCATAGCGAATAAtgacttcctcttcctcactGAATCCACTTGACATTCCAGAGtagaagaagatgacgatgTGAGAACCATATTCTCGAGCATTTTTTCATTAACGTGCTGCTGAACAATACGGTCAAGAGAGAGGCAAATCTTACTGAGAAATTCATCCCAAACTCTGGCAAGTCGATCCGTCCGTATAGAATGCCATCGCTGAAAAATAGACGCTTTCTTTCTAGGCGTCAGAATAGCTGCTCCCTGCGCTCCTCCTGTTGCCAGATTCACGCTCCGGACAATTTCGTTTGCAAGGGTATCGAATTCATTCACATGCATTCCTGAATCGTAGGCCGCCAGCAATGCTTCGGCCTGAAGGACGCTTTTTCGGCACCTCTCTGACGGAAGCGAAAACATACAGTCGCTCCCAACGCCAAGAAGGATATCTCTAACAGCTTTGCGATTCATGATACGGGTCTGTCTCTCACGTGACCATGACACGGATAAAACAGGGTAGCGTGCTTCGTTTCCAATCCATTCCCTCTAGTATCCTTGGTTACACTAAACAACATTCTTTGCCATTTCTTTTAATTGCCCGTATGTTACATGTGTTCTACGATCTCTTTACTATTAGATAAAGCCAGTTTTGCCTAAATGGTGATTTATTTAGACTCAAAAAATAGTACAGTATACTGCACTAAAAACAGTTAAAGGTTAGTTAAGCTTGTAAAAGAAGGCGCCTACTGTCTGTCCAGCTTCAGTTGGCCTCCGGATGTTATTATTAGATGAGCGCGTAATTGTTTCCCTACCCGTCAATTAGGAAGAGGAGTCAACGTACGCGGAAGTTTCCCAGTTCGTTATTATTTCCCTCCGACCGTGCCTCCACTCTTGTTTGGCTTCAGCGTGGCCGAAATTCACCATGCGAGAGTTTTTTCATCGGCTTTTTAGCAGTAGTTGGCCGCCATAGTCGCCATGTCTATTAGCGCGCGTACTCGAGAAAGAAGCGCGCGTACTCGAGAAAGAAGCTGTCTATGTCTCGTAGAGTCGTTCGAGCGACTTCCCGAGAGAAACAGCTCATCGAGCGAGTTCGAAAGTGGCTGGAAGAGGAGCGAGACACGCCACGGAAAAAGAGAATAGGAGTCACAAAAATTGAGGAGAGATTGCAGGCAGTAACTGGCTATAGCATCCGAAGTCTTAGACGTTATCATAAGGAATTCACAGAAAAGGGACGGATTGAACGTTCACCTAAAAAGCGAGTTAGATATCACAAATCTCGAATACGGATAAATCCTGATGACTTCGATCGAGCTGCTATAAGGCAGACAATTCAACAGTTTTACGAACGGCGGGATTACCCTACCCTTAGGACTCTCTTGCAGGCACTGAGGGAGAAGGAGTATTCCGCGTAGGTCGGTCGACGCTGTCTCTCCTTCTGAAAAATATGGGCTTCAAGTATTGCCGTAGAAACGATAAAGTATATGTctacgaaagaaaagaaattgttaGTCAATGTCATAAATTTTTGCGGTCAGTAAAAAAGTATCGACGAGAAGGGCGAGCTCTTGTGTACCTTGATGAAACCTGGGCGATGCACATATTGCCCCAGAGAGAATCTGGTTAGACGAATCAGGAAAAAGTGGTTGGAAACGTCCATCGGGGCGAGGACAGAGACTTATCATTCTCCACGCTGGTGATCTCTATTTGATACATGGATATACTGACAATTCTGAATTGCTTTCTTCAGGTTCGAAGGACGGGTGGATTCCAAATTGTTCGCTGGTTTTTCGATCAAAAACAAATAGTGGTGATTACCACGACGAGATGAACTCAACTCACTTCAGTGAGTGGTTCGAAGTAAAGCTCATCCCCAACTGCCTACCAAACTCTGTCATTATTATGGACAATGCACCATATCACAATTCAGTAATCGAAAAAGTGCCAACAAAATCATCTCGGAAGAATGTGATGCAGGACTGGCTGTCTGCGCACTCTATTGACTGGAACTCAAGAGATCTAAAGAAAGATTTActcgaaaaaataaaaaaagccCAACcaatgaaaaaattcgttaCAAACGAAATTGCGCGTCGCCACGGTCACGCCGTTCTAAGAAGCCCAGTAGCACATTGCGAACTTAATCCAATCGAGCTTGCTTGGTCTCAGGTTCAGGGGTATCTACGAAGGCACAATACGACCTTCAAGCTCGCTGATTTGGAACAGCTGGTGCCTGCAAgcttcgccgccgttctACCGGCTATGTGGGAAGCATTTTGCCGGCACacggaaagcgaagaagagcgaTTCTGGGTTTCTGACGGTCTCCAGGAAGAAGCGGTTGAGGACTTTATTATTCAGTttaacgtcgacgaagacgaaaccgACTCCGAAGGCGAAGAGGACCCCACGGGCTTACCTGAGAGCGAAAGCGATAGTTCcgaagacgaacgcgacgagaacgacgagctGTTGTTGATTCAAGATCGAGTTATAGACACGTCATAAGTAACTAAGTTAAACTAATGACATAATTAGATCGCGCCCACTTACGCCTCTAATGCGCACGGTACGCTGTATCATTGCGTCCGTCTACATAGCGAAAATGCCCTCGTCTTGCGCTTTACAGCGGTACCAAGGTGGCCTTTGTGCGACAATCGTAGCAGAAGTTATTAAGTGTCTCTTATAGGCCAACTGAAGCTGGACAGACAGTAGTTATGAGTAGCAAAAAATTAACCGAGTCCTAACCCGATTTCCTAGATAAGCCAATCGGTGAAGTTCTCCAACAACTCTTGTGCGCCGAAGTGCAGCTCGTCTCTCTGAGTCAAGAGTAGAAGAGTAGTCACTTGTGATAGCCTTTTCCagagctataaataaatagagtAACGACATGCGTATGTCTGTTTTTTAATAGTCACATGATTATGTGGACGCCATTTTGTGTCCTACAAAGCATTATCCGGGCGGGAAGTTATTCGTGTTTGTCTAAGCGCTATGTCGTGTTGCGCTGCCTTCGGAtgcatttatttatagctctGGTCCTAGCTAGCGTTATGCGCGGAGGGAAATATGTTACAATTTCCCGTCCGTGGGTCGTCGTAACTCGGGTGATCGAGTGGTCGTCGCCGGATGCAACTCTTTATTCAGCTATAGCGAGGTCTCCCCTCTCTCCACACCCACCTAACCCTAAGCCCCGTATTCGAATTAACACAAATCATGCAATCAAATCCCAACAATTTCCCATTCTAAGCTCAAGTCACGCCCTCGTGACCATTCTCTCGGCTTCGACGTAGCAGCTGTTTTTCCGCTGCTTCTGCGGTGTGCGCCAGCGTCAATGCTTTTCAAAGGTACGGGGAGGCGGCTTTAATTCCCGTTTCCACTTCTCCCATAAGCCTTGTTCGAACTGTCCCAGTAGCAGGTGATCTTTCAGTCCCTTCGTCACTGCGAAACGACCGTACGCTTTCTCGAATAAGTGCTGGAGCTCTTGTGCGTATTGCTGCACGGACTCTTTCTCCTGCACTCTGCTATGGAACATTCGACTTCGGTACGACTCAAGCATCAAAGGCAGGGCTTTCGCCTTGAATACTTCGAGCATTTTGAGAACGATTCACGGTCCACTTCGGAAATGGATTCGTACGCACTCAACGCCCGTCCCGTCAGGCGTAACGCGAATTGCTGGACTTTCAGCTGCCCTGTCCATCCCGCAATTGATGAATGACGTTCGAATTCCTTCACGAACTGTTCCAAACGTTCTCCCTCTGGGTCGTCCTTTCCCGAATACGGCGGAAGCTTAGGCATCGCCATTGAGCGTATGGCCGCCATGAATTCGGCTCGTTCCGACGTCCCTTGTTCCTTTCCTCCTTGAATTTGCAACTTCTCCGCCGCCTTTTCCTTCCgatcttcctttttctttgtcttagCTTGTTTACGAccgctcctcttctttttcgagtCCTCCACGTGGTGTTTCTCCACACCCACGTgatcttcatcttcagaaGTCGACTCTGTTTCCCGGTCCTCCTCACTCCCTTCCGATCACTCCATTTCCTCCGCGATcgactcttcgtctcctcgacttctcgacgtcgatctcgacgacacGTACCTTCGTTCACTCACTTGCCGCAGCAATTCAAAATGGCGCTCTCGCAGagcgtctttttctcgcaACCAGTCCAACTCAGCAGCGCGGCGCTCCTCGCGTTCCTGCTGCAACCGGTCCGCTAAAATGTCGAGTTGGTCTGCTTGCTCGGCCGCCATCCTTTCTAATCGCGCAACGTTGCGCGCCTCCGCTCGAGTCGCTCGAGCGTCTCCCACGTCCGTCGCGGGTCGTCGCGCACACTCGTCACGCTCCTCTTCTcccacgtcgacgtcgcgctcgtcttcggtcggcggcaacggcgacggggTCCGTTCTGGCGACGCTTGCCTGCGTCGcatcttcgctttcttcgttttgccTCTCGGCATGACTcctcttcgatttttccTGGTCGCACTCTGTCGATCCCGGACAGGCCCCCAAATTGTTACGATTTCCCGTCCGTGGGTCGTCGTAACTCGGGTGATCGAGTGGTCGTCGCCGGATGCAACTCTTTATTCAGCTATAGCGAGGTCTCCCCTCTCTCCACACCCACCTAATCCTACGCCCCGTATTCGAATTAACACAAATCATGCAATCAAATCCCAACAAATACGGGGTCTCGCACGCATCGATAAAGTCGCCTCCACTGCGTAGTATGTACAACTGAACCTTCGCGAGAGAGATGTCTGTAAATAAGAAAGCTTCGCGCAACGTGAGACAGCAATTCGAGCAGCTCCTTGGCAATACTTCAAGGGGTGGTCGTAAGAGGTTGGACACAAAATGGCGGTCCTTGTAAGGGAGTGTCGTTgctctatttatttatagctctGGACTTTTCTATCTGGCTGAAGAGTCCAGGAGAGTTTTAAACGCAAAAGCTTTCCATTTCTGACGGATTGTAGATCTTTCCATTTCTAGGTACATTGTGCCTGAGAACAGGGAAAGACTCTGCAATGACAATCAGTAGCGTCCAAAATGGGTGCTCGGTACTTGAAAATTACCGTGTTTCAATCGTATTTCTTCTCTAAGTGACTCATTTTCTTGATGTAATTTATCTGGAAAAATAGGTCATTCAGAGGTGGGTGACCGGCAAGGCAAACATAATACATACCCTTCTCTGATTTTGTAAGCTCCAGCTCGGCTACAATAGACGGCTACAACGGGCTCGCGCTTGGTCAATATCACCGAGTAGTACATCTGTCCGATACAGTCACGGTGAGTAGACTGTATATACCGCTCTAAATTCATGCCCAAATTTTTCTCACCGTTTTCTGCGACCGCTCTAACCAAATCGCCACGTACGTTGCTCAAATGCTCGGAGAAAGTGTCTGAGGAGAGGTTGCGGTAAACGTGATGTCACAAATTACGAGGCCACGCATTCACCTAGATACGCCTTCAGCGAGTCCATTTCCTGATGAAGCTGCTCCCTCAAACAGCAACTGTTGGACTTGAACAGATGCTACAGCAAGCTGCTCTTCGATCAATCCAAGCTGCTCAGTGTGACGCGCAGCAGTGGGAGTGGGAGAGACCTATAAATAGATCAATACTAGCTGActacccggcttcgcccgggtcTGTTCTCCAAGTTTTCTGTTCTGGCGTGGTTATTCGCTACAGACACGTGAAACTTTGACATTTCCGGCGTTACATCCGGTAATAGTTGGTGTTACTTCCGTTCGTCACTACCGGTCGTTAGTACCGGCACCTTTTCGTTCTTTGTGAACCCGTTCTCGCTAATCTGGCCGCGCCAAGAACGAATTTACATCTTGTGACCCGCGTTTTGGTCGGTGTATACCGACTGCACTTTGAGATACCACTACTTGTTCAGAGTAAGTGCGCTAGAAGTTGCCCGGTACGTTGTGCAAATGGAGTTATGGGTGTATACATGAGTCAGTAGAAAGTGACCGTGAATATCATGCAAGTCAGAGTCATTGCATTCTCTGACTGAAGAACAGCGTCTCCAGACGTACCATCATACATTCGGAGCAAAAGCCGATTCCGCTAAGGTTTTTAACGTTTTAGTTCTGGCAGGGGCTCAGTCTATCGTTGGACAGTAATATGAAGAGCTTAAGCTGCCTGTAATCGATTGCCTTCAATTGATTTAGCCGTAACTGCACGGTACGTTGTGCAAATGAAGTTATGGGTGTAAGTATATGTCAGAACAAAGTGACCATGCATGTAATGAAGGTCAGAGTCATTGTATACTCTGATTGAAGAACAGCGTCTCCAGAACGTTTTTAGCCAAACCCGCTACCGCTAAGGATTTTAACGTTTTTAGTTCTTGCACTTGCTCAGTTTATCGTTCGACAGTAATATGGAGAGCTTGGGTTAAATCAATGGAAGGCAATCGATTCAATTGATTTAACCCAAAGTAATAAGTTCAATTATTTGTTCAATGGATAGGGTGATCCCGTCATATACTGTACTTAGCAGAAGACAATCGGCTCGACCACCTTTGGCGCTTCACACGTAGAATGCATTGTGCGTTTATGACGAATACCCGCTTGAACGAATTGGCAATAGCAGGGCTTCGCTCAAAGTGAACTAATTAGGCGTATGTGTAGAATACCCGTTTTGTGAACAGTATTCGCGGCGGGGAGCTTCGAAGGCGACGTGGAAGAGCGTTCAGACGGATCGAAAGGACTACACTGgtgaaaagaaggaaagatGGGATCGAGAACCGTTCGAACTTACGAATAACGCTTCCGACGAAGCGATACAACTCGTGCGAAGTGCGAAAACGCAGAAAGAAAGGCCAAGGAGGCTGGAAGAGCAGTCAAAACCGATGTATCACGTGACCTACGGAATCCAAGATGGCGCGCGCTGttcgcgatgacgtcagtgacGAAACCGGGGCGAGAAAGCGATTTCGGGACTTCGCGAACGGAAAAAAGGCTTCGCGGCatcgaaaaatcgccttcGGAAGCGGGAACGACTCGCGAAAGTGGGCGActtcgaagaaaaaagacgatttcccGAAAAGGGGCCTCGATCGGCGATCGAAAGCGGAAGGGTGTCGAGGAAGACGCGAAAAAGCGACcctgtcgtcgagaaagtcgtccgcgcgcggttcgaaatcgatcgatcgcgagaaTCGCGAAAAACGGGGCTTCGCGGGCGTTTTcggcgcgattcgacgatcgaaaacgcATCGCGGCGTCGAATAACGGCTCTCGGAACttcgaacgaagcgaaacggcgcccgaatcgctcgaaaaacgacgatttccgaaaggggccccgacgCGCGAAACCCAGTTACTATCACCCACACGAGTTCGAAGAAGGCGCCGAAAAGCGGAGAGCGCCGTGCGgttcgaaacgaaggaggaGTTCGCGAACAACCGATTCGTCCACGATGGCACGTATGCTTTTAGTGGTAGAGACTAGCTGAAtacccggcttcgcccgggttCGGTTTTAAATTGATTGCTTACTTAATGGCGTACGTGTCGGCGTTACCCAGGCcacaccacggggaggtCCGTACGCCACGTGGCCCAAAAATGTTGGCCTCTTTCGAGGCGTAGGATAAGGTACGTAGGTTGGGGTTAGGGAAGGGGGAAGGTA
This window contains:
- the LOC136194874 gene encoding troponin I-like; the protein is MPRGKTKKAKMRRRQASPERTPSPLPPTEDERDVDVGEEERDECARRPATDVGDARATRAEARNVARLERMAAEQADQLDILADRLQQEREERRAAELDWLREKDALRERHFELLRQKHHVEDSKKKRSGRKQAKTKKKEDRKEKAAEKLQIQGGKEQGTSERAEFMAAIRSMAMPKLPPYSGKDDPEGERLEQFVKEFERHSSIAGWTGQLKVQQFALRLTGRALIFKAKALPLMLESYRSRMFHSRVQEKESVQQYAQELQHLFEKAYGRFAVTKGLKDHLLLGQFEQGLWEKWKRELKPPPRTFEKH